One window from the genome of Oreochromis niloticus isolate F11D_XX linkage group LG20, O_niloticus_UMD_NMBU, whole genome shotgun sequence encodes:
- the pfkma gene encoding ATP-dependent 6-phosphofructokinase, muscle type encodes MSKDLQPTVDPTKMGLGRSIAVLTSGGDAQGMNAAVRATVRVGIYTGAKVYFVHEGYQGLVDGGENICLATWESVSMMLQLGGTVIGSARCKDFRTREGRMKAACNLVKLGITNLCVIGGDGSLTGANEFRTEWSGLLVDLVRAGKITEEEAKKSSHLNIVGIVGSIDNDFCGTDMTIGTDSALHRIIEVVDAITTTAQSHQRTFILEVMGRHCGYLALVTALACGADWVFIPEMPPDDGWENHLCRRLSDQRARGSRLNVIIVAEGAMCKDGKPITSDQIKKLVTDRLGFDTRTTVLGHVQRGGTPSAFDRILGSRMGVEAVMALLEATPDTPACVVTLSGNHAIRLPLMECVQVTKEVTAAMAQGRFDDAIKLRGKSFENNWNTYKLLAHINPPDAKSNINVAIMNIGAPCAGMNSAVRAAVRMGIIQGHSMLAVHEGFDGLAQGQIEPLTWTSVSGWTGKGGSMLGTKRTLPGKRLEEISQNIAKFNIHALVIIGGFEAYVGGLELVQAREKYEEMCIPIVVIPATVSNNVPGSDFSIGADTALNTITSTCDRIKQSAAGTKRRVFIVETMGGYCGYLATMAGLAAGADAAYIFEEKFDIKDLEANVEHMVEKMKTTVKRGLVLRNESCNSNYTTDFIFNLYSEEGKGIFDCRKNVLGHMQQGGTPTPFDRNFGTKMGAKAVLWLTDKLKECYRHGRIFANTADSACVLGMRKRALTFQPLAELKEDTDFEHRIPKTQWWLKIRPIMKILAKYDIKLDTFEHADMEHVIKKKSFLGK; translated from the exons ATGTCTAAGGACCTCCAACCAACTGTGGACCCCACGAAGATGGGGCTCGGACGATCCATCGCCGTGCTGACGTCAGGAGGAGACGCTCAGG gcaTGAATGCAGCCGTGAGAGCCACAGTCAGAGTCGGCATCTACACTGGAGCCAAAGTCTACTTTGTCCATGAG GGCTACCAGGGCCTGGTGGATGGAGGAGAAAACATTTGTCTCGCTACATGGGAGAGTGTGTCTATGATGCTTCAGCTG GGTGGTACTGTCATCGGCAGCGCTCGCTGCAAGGACTTCAGAACCAGAGAAGGTCGTATGAAGGCCGCCTGCAACCTGGTGAAGCTGGGCATCACCAACCTGTGTGTAATCGGTGGAGACGGCAGTCTGACGGGAGCCAACGAGTTCAGGACTGAGTGGAGCGGGCTGCTGGTTGATCTGGTCCGAGCTG GTAAGATCACTGAGGAAGAAGCTAAGAAATCGTCCCACCTTAATATTGTTGGCATAGTCGGCTCAATCGACAATGACTTCTGCGGCACTGACATGACCATCGGTACTGACTCGGCACTGCACCGCATCATTGAGGTGGTGGACGCCATCACCACGACTGCACAGAG CCACCAGAGGACATTTATCCTGGAAGTGATGGGCAGACACTGTGG TTACCTGGCCCTGGTGACGGCTCTCGCCTGTGGAGCTGACTGGGTGTTCATTCCCGAGATGCCGCCAGATGATGGCTGGGAGAACCACTTGTGCAGGAGGCTGTCAGAC caAAGAGCCCGTGGGTCTCGACTGAATGTGATCATTGTGGCCGAGGGCGCGATGTGCAAGGATGGCAAACCGATTACATCTGACCAGATCAAAAAG TTGGTGACTGACAGACTCGGCTTTGATACCCGCACCACTGTTCTTGGACACGTGCAGAGAGGAGGAACACCCTCTGCCTTCGACAGAATCCTG GGCAGCAGGATGGGAGTGGAGGCGGTGATGGCATTGCTGGAGGCCACACCAGACACTCCCGCCTGTGTGGTCACCCTGTCGGGGAATCATGCCATCAGATTGCCGCTCATGGAGTGCGTGCAAGTG ACCAAAGAAGTGACTGCTGCCATGGCTCAGGGCAGATTTGACGACGCCATCAAGCTCAGAGGAAA GAGTTTTGAAAACAACTGGAATACATACAAGCTGCTGGCTCACATCAATCCTCCAGATGCTAAG AGTAACATCAATGTGGCCATTATGAACATCGGCGCTCCCTGTGCTGGTATGAACTCTGCCGTGCGTGCAGCGGTGAGGATGGGCATCATCCAGGGTCACTCCATGCTGGCAGTCCATGAAGGTTTCGACGGCCTGGCTCAAGGACAg ATCGAGCCCCTTACCTGGACTTCTGTGAGTGGCTGGACTGGAAAAGGAGGTTCAATGTTGGGCACCAAGAg AACTCTTCCAGGCAAAAGGTTGGAGGAGATCAGCCAGAACATCGCCAAATTCAACATCCACGCTTTGGTGATCATTGGCGGCTTTGAG GCGTATGTTGGAGGCCTTGAGCTGGTGCAGGCTAGGGAGAAATATGAGGAAATGTGCATTCCCATTGTGGTTATACCTGCCACCGTATCCAACAACGTCCCCGGCTCTGACTTTAGCATCGGCGCTGACACTGCCCTGAACACCATCACCTCC ACGTGTGACAGGATCAAGCAGTCTGCAGCAGGTACCAAGCGCCGCGTGTTTATCGTTGAGACTATGGGTGGATACTGTGGCTACTTAGCCACCATGGCGGGTCTGGCTGCTGGGGCTGATGCCGCTTACATCTTTGAGGAAAAATTCGACATTAAAGATCTGGAG GCGAATGTCGAGCACATGGTGGAGAAGATGAAGACAACAGTGAAGAGAGGTCTGGTTCTCAG GAATGAAAGCTGCAATTCCAACTACACGACTGACTTCATCTTCAACCTGTACTCAGAGGAGGGAAAAGGCATCTTTGACTGCCGTAAGAATGTCCTTGGACACATGCAGCAG GGGGGCACTCCTACACCCTTCGACAGAAACTTTGGCACAAAGATGGGTGCCAAGGCAGTTCTGTGGCTTACTGACAAACTGAAGGAGTGCTATAGGCATG GTCGTATCTTCGCTAACACAGCAGACTCTGCTTGCGTGCTGGGAATGAGAAAAAGGGCGCTCACTTTCCAACCTCTCGCTGAATTGAAGGAAGACACAGATTTTGA GCACCGCATCCCTAAGACACAGTGGTGGCTGAAAATCAGGCCCATCATGAAGATCTTGGCTaaatatgacatcaagctggaCACCTTTGAACACGCCGACATGGAGCATGTGATCAAGAAGAAGAGTTTTCTTGGGAAGTAG
- the troap gene encoding uncharacterized protein troap isoform X2 codes for MDSSPVLRQQSQNKIRSDFMRMKNEQNKKVADPKPSKPMSASHLSNKDIENKDPVSSAISKKAPLRAGISRLPVLAKSLHLQTPSDFSQSHCRWEEKPLARKAPKKKPLTRPVPFNLSQPKSTRTAAENQPLADPKLRTHANTKLSKHPTALTGNKDSTKAPGKPLGKTTEDASHLSGPTGPSSTFQTSSLSTAMSSLPDSAATSAQPAPSAEVCLNSMNLLSLKDHSKTAHASRTTQCNSSKEKGENFQPDHAALLSILRNEGVGVTGPAPTTPQSKPYNYLPQRVSVMKSRQKAGPPAGSVKSVQFSPDPAALQSILQNEGVKAGGPVGTTPRSSVCPPSRATSIYTAQRVPVRKNRPEATAVPATASAALKETPLNKWTPQRVRNTRHQPLSAMKWHQSPYGTPGFKSCKTNLQPRQEEVVQRLFDEEGEQSANVTEKDCEQRPVQASASKSHCDKEEEKSRTDDDDDDEEEEEKLVGEQMFLQAQHRESVIFFSTGKKLFRVPRLEKLGDSALQDQCAPVSPEERKGLPVHSEVPAVPEPSCKINPSVQRPHRDLVGQKTCSVSSAVMMLRKRFPPLEELRLDEEVATYTSASVQAPPGFAPLRPSCGNPLASILHFEESTRFVPIGSDLSSGPPSPLQDS; via the exons ATGGACTCTTCTCCAGTCCTTCGTCAACAGAGTCAGAATAAAATCCGCAGTGACTTTATGAG aatGAAGAATGAACAAAACAAGAAGGTAGCGGACCCAAAGCCTTCCAAACCCATGTCAGCATCTCACCTTTCCAACAAAGATATTGAGAACAAAGATCCAGTAAGCTCAGCCATCAGTAAGAAGGCACCTCTGCGAGCAGGTATAAGCAGGCTTCCGGTGCTCGCAAAGTCCCTCCATCTTCAGACTCCCTCAGACTTCAGTCAGTCCCACTGCAGGTGGGAGGAGAAACCTCTGGCT CGAAAAGCGCCGAAGAAAAAGCCACTCACTCGGCCTGTACCTTTTAACCTATCACAgcccaaaagcacaagaacGGCTGCTGAAAACCAACCTCTGGCTGACCCAAAGCTTAGGACTCATGCAAACACAAAACTGTCTAAACATCCAACCGCTTTAACCGGCAACAAGGACTCAACCAAAGCTCCAGGGAAGCCTCTTGGAAAGACAACAGAAGATGCTTCCCACCTGTCGGGACCAACTGGGCCTTCCAGCACATTTCAGACTTCATCTTTGTCCACCGCTATGTCATCCCTTCCTGATAGTGCTGCTACTTCTGCACAGCCTGCTCCCAGTGCAGAGGTCTGTTTGAATAGCATGAACCTGCTCAGTCTAAAAGACCATTCAAAAACTGCACATGCTAGTCGGACCACGCAGTGCAATTCTTCAAAAG AAAAGGGGGAGAACTTCCAGCCTGACCATGCGGCTTTGCTTAGCATCCTCCGGAACGAAGGAGTGGGCGTCACAGGTCCGGCGCCTACGACTCCACAGTCCAAACCGTACAACTATTTA CCCCAGCGAGTGTCCGTCATGAAGAGCCGGCAGAAAGCTGGACCCCCTGCAG GATCAGTGAAGTCTGTGCAGTTCTCTCCAGACCCCGCTGCACTGCAAAGCATCCTCCAGAACGAGGGAGTGAAAGCTGGAGGGCCCGTGGGCACAACACCCCGAAGTTCAGTCTGTCCACCAAGCAGGGCGACTTCAATCTACACG GCTCAGAGAGTGCCGGTTAGAAAAAATCGTCCAGAGGCGACTGCTGTGCCAGCAA cagcatcagcagcactCAAAGAGACGCCGTTGAACAAATGGACCCCACAGAGAGTCCGCAACACCAGACATCAGCCCCTGTCTGCTATG AAATGGCATCAGTCGCCGTACGGCACTCCTGGATTCAAGAGTTGCAAAACCAACCTTCAGCCCCGCCAGGAG GAGGTGGTCCAGAGACTGTTTGATGAAGAGGGCGAGCAGAGCGCAAATGTGACAGAAAAAGATTGCGAGCAGCGACCAGTTCAAGCCTCAGCT AGTAAATCTCACTGTGacaaagaggaggagaagagcaggaccgacgatgatgatgatgatgaggaggaggaggagaagttAGTGGGAGAACAGATGTTCTTGCAGGCCCAGCACAGAGAGTCTGTTATCTTTTTCTCAACGGGCAAAAAGTTGTTCAGAGTGCCACGTTTAGAGAAGCTGGGGGACTCTGCTCTGCAGGATCAGTGCGCTCCAGTTTCACCAGAAGAGAGAAAGGGGCTGCCAGTGCACAGCGAGGTGCCAGCTGTGCCAGAACCGAGCTGTAAGATCAACCCTTCTGTTCAGCGCCCACACAGAG ATCTCGTTGGTCAGAAGACTTGCTCTGTGAGTTCTGCAGTGATGATGTTGCGCAAGCGTTTTCCTCCCCTGGAGGAGCTGCGTTTGGACGAGGAGGTGGCCACCTACACATCAGCGTCTGTCCAGGCTCCTCCTGGGTTTGCCCCCCTTCGACCTTCCTGTGGAAACCCTCTGGCCTCCATTTTGCACTTCGAAGAGTCCACT agatTTGTCCCAATTGGCTCCGATCTGTCATCTGGTCCTCCTTCTCCACTGCAGGACAGTTGA
- the troap gene encoding uncharacterized protein troap isoform X1 gives MDSSPVLRQQSQNKIRSDFMRMKNEQNKKVADPKPSKPMSASHLSNKDIENKDPVSSAISKKAPLRAGISRLPVLAKSLHLQTPSDFSQSHCRWEEKPLARKAPKKKPLTRPVPFNLSQPKSTRTAAENQPLADPKLRTHANTKLSKHPTALTGNKDSTKAPGKPLGKTTEDASHLSGPTGPSSTFQTSSLSTAMSSLPDSAATSAQPAPSAEVCLNSMNLLSLKDHSKTAHASRTTQCNSSKGEKGENFQPDHAALLSILRNEGVGVTGPAPTTPQSKPYNYLPQRVSVMKSRQKAGPPAGSVKSVQFSPDPAALQSILQNEGVKAGGPVGTTPRSSVCPPSRATSIYTAQRVPVRKNRPEATAVPATASAALKETPLNKWTPQRVRNTRHQPLSAMKWHQSPYGTPGFKSCKTNLQPRQEEVVQRLFDEEGEQSANVTEKDCEQRPVQASASKSHCDKEEEKSRTDDDDDDEEEEEKLVGEQMFLQAQHRESVIFFSTGKKLFRVPRLEKLGDSALQDQCAPVSPEERKGLPVHSEVPAVPEPSCKINPSVQRPHRDLVGQKTCSVSSAVMMLRKRFPPLEELRLDEEVATYTSASVQAPPGFAPLRPSCGNPLASILHFEESTRFVPIGSDLSSGPPSPLQDS, from the exons ATGGACTCTTCTCCAGTCCTTCGTCAACAGAGTCAGAATAAAATCCGCAGTGACTTTATGAG aatGAAGAATGAACAAAACAAGAAGGTAGCGGACCCAAAGCCTTCCAAACCCATGTCAGCATCTCACCTTTCCAACAAAGATATTGAGAACAAAGATCCAGTAAGCTCAGCCATCAGTAAGAAGGCACCTCTGCGAGCAGGTATAAGCAGGCTTCCGGTGCTCGCAAAGTCCCTCCATCTTCAGACTCCCTCAGACTTCAGTCAGTCCCACTGCAGGTGGGAGGAGAAACCTCTGGCT CGAAAAGCGCCGAAGAAAAAGCCACTCACTCGGCCTGTACCTTTTAACCTATCACAgcccaaaagcacaagaacGGCTGCTGAAAACCAACCTCTGGCTGACCCAAAGCTTAGGACTCATGCAAACACAAAACTGTCTAAACATCCAACCGCTTTAACCGGCAACAAGGACTCAACCAAAGCTCCAGGGAAGCCTCTTGGAAAGACAACAGAAGATGCTTCCCACCTGTCGGGACCAACTGGGCCTTCCAGCACATTTCAGACTTCATCTTTGTCCACCGCTATGTCATCCCTTCCTGATAGTGCTGCTACTTCTGCACAGCCTGCTCCCAGTGCAGAGGTCTGTTTGAATAGCATGAACCTGCTCAGTCTAAAAGACCATTCAAAAACTGCACATGCTAGTCGGACCACGCAGTGCAATTCTTCAAAAGGTG AAAAGGGGGAGAACTTCCAGCCTGACCATGCGGCTTTGCTTAGCATCCTCCGGAACGAAGGAGTGGGCGTCACAGGTCCGGCGCCTACGACTCCACAGTCCAAACCGTACAACTATTTA CCCCAGCGAGTGTCCGTCATGAAGAGCCGGCAGAAAGCTGGACCCCCTGCAG GATCAGTGAAGTCTGTGCAGTTCTCTCCAGACCCCGCTGCACTGCAAAGCATCCTCCAGAACGAGGGAGTGAAAGCTGGAGGGCCCGTGGGCACAACACCCCGAAGTTCAGTCTGTCCACCAAGCAGGGCGACTTCAATCTACACG GCTCAGAGAGTGCCGGTTAGAAAAAATCGTCCAGAGGCGACTGCTGTGCCAGCAA cagcatcagcagcactCAAAGAGACGCCGTTGAACAAATGGACCCCACAGAGAGTCCGCAACACCAGACATCAGCCCCTGTCTGCTATG AAATGGCATCAGTCGCCGTACGGCACTCCTGGATTCAAGAGTTGCAAAACCAACCTTCAGCCCCGCCAGGAG GAGGTGGTCCAGAGACTGTTTGATGAAGAGGGCGAGCAGAGCGCAAATGTGACAGAAAAAGATTGCGAGCAGCGACCAGTTCAAGCCTCAGCT AGTAAATCTCACTGTGacaaagaggaggagaagagcaggaccgacgatgatgatgatgatgaggaggaggaggagaagttAGTGGGAGAACAGATGTTCTTGCAGGCCCAGCACAGAGAGTCTGTTATCTTTTTCTCAACGGGCAAAAAGTTGTTCAGAGTGCCACGTTTAGAGAAGCTGGGGGACTCTGCTCTGCAGGATCAGTGCGCTCCAGTTTCACCAGAAGAGAGAAAGGGGCTGCCAGTGCACAGCGAGGTGCCAGCTGTGCCAGAACCGAGCTGTAAGATCAACCCTTCTGTTCAGCGCCCACACAGAG ATCTCGTTGGTCAGAAGACTTGCTCTGTGAGTTCTGCAGTGATGATGTTGCGCAAGCGTTTTCCTCCCCTGGAGGAGCTGCGTTTGGACGAGGAGGTGGCCACCTACACATCAGCGTCTGTCCAGGCTCCTCCTGGGTTTGCCCCCCTTCGACCTTCCTGTGGAAACCCTCTGGCCTCCATTTTGCACTTCGAAGAGTCCACT agatTTGTCCCAATTGGCTCCGATCTGTCATCTGGTCCTCCTTCTCCACTGCAGGACAGTTGA
- the LOC100702730 gene encoding differentially expressed in FDCP 6 homolog — translation MDLRSELLKSIWYGFTALDLEKSGKVSKSQLKVLSHNLCTVLCIPHDPVALEEHFRDDDDGPVSSQGYMPYLNKYILDKVVEGSFIKENVDELCWTLTAKKNYQPDRSSSTILPEKDAFRLWCLFNFLSEDKYPLVMVPDEVEYLLKKICMAMSIEFNCVELEDFFSQDSVQQSGITVWMFLEMMNSGKVTRGIDASIISMAIEEVYREIVGDVLKEGYLWKKGQLRRNWKERWFTLKPSNLSYYTGEDRKDCQGNIALDENCCVEVLPDRDGKRCMFCLKTLSKTYEMSASDTKQRQEWTTAIQTAIRLHVEGKKSLHKDLKLKRREQRELREKRRQAKEEELQRLRALQEERERKLAELELLKEAQKQAQALLEQDEQRRRQQHEQLQRALEIQLREAEEARVSMQAEMALKEEEAERQRKRIQELEEMQKRLEEALQQEIKARLDEEAFRYAQAGLLAEEEEKMKALMNLQEEQEEYIAKTQREKQELKQEMEAKSRALEEAQRQLEEVRANRHRVDQDVVAAQRKLRQASTNVKHWNVQMNRLMRPIGPGEKRPSLGSSFSSFQIPTQRDPGLRLRRSSGSGDREESKENVDNRAGCDLEKRHSHASNGDMDIP, via the exons ATGGACTTGCGGTCTGAGCTGCTTAAATCCATCTGGTATGGTTTCACAGCCCTGGATCTGGAGAAGAGCGGGAAAGTGTCCAAGTCTCAGCTGAAG GTATTGTCTCACAACCTGTGCACAGTCTTGTGTATCCCACATGACCCCGTGGCTTTGGAGGAGCACTTCAGGGATGACGATGATGGCCCAGTTTCCAGTCAGGGTTATATGCCTTACCTCAACAAATACATCCTGGATAAG GTTGTGGAAGGTTCTTTTATTAAGGAAAACGTAGACGAGCTCTGCTGGACTCTTACTGCAAAGAAAAACTACCAGCCAGACAGAAGCAGCAGCACCATTTTGCCAGAGAAAGACGCTTTTCGTCTCTGGtgcctttttaattttctctcCGAGGACAAGTACCCTTTGGTTATGGTTCCCGACGAG GTGGAGTACCTCCTCAAGAAAATATGTATGGCTATGAGTATTGAGTTCAACTGTGTCGAGTTAGAGGACTTCTTCTCTCAAGACTCAGTGCAGCAGAGTGGAATTACTGTTTGGATGTTTCTAGAGATGATGAACTCCGGGAAGGTAACCAGAGGAATTGATGCGAGCATCATCAGCATGGCTATAGAGGAAGTGTACAGGGAAATAGTTGGTGACGTCCTCAAAGAG GGTTATCTATGGAAAAAAGGCCAGCTGAGGAGAAACTGGAAGGAACGGTGGTTCACCTTAAAGCCGAGCAACCTGTCCTACTACACTGGAGAGGACCGCAAGGACTGCCAAGGCAATATAGCCCTGGATGAGAACTGCTGCGTGGAG GTGCTGCCAGACCGAGATGGGAAGAGATGCATGTTTTGTCTTAAAACCCTCTCCAAGACGTATGAAATGAGTGCGTCAGACACCAAACAGAGACAGGAGTGGACTACAG CCATTCAAACGGCAATCAGGCTGCATGTGGAGGGGAAGAAATCCCTCCACAAAGATCTGAAGCTTAAGCGACGTGAACAGCGTGAGCTTCGGGAAAAAAGGCGACAGGCTAAGGAGGAGGAGCTGCAGAGGCTGCGGGCCTTGCAGGAGGAACGGGAGCGCAAGCTGGCGGAGCTGGAGCTCCTGAAGGAGGCGCAGAAGCAGGCTCAGGCCCTCCTGGAGCAGGATGAGCAGAGGAGGCGCCAGCAACACGAACAGCTTCAGCGTGCCCTGGAGATTCAGCTCCGTGAGGCTGAGGAG GCCCGAGTCAGTATGCAGGCAGAGATGGCTCTgaaagaggaggaagcagagaggcAAAGGAAGAGGATCCAGGAGCTGGAGGAGATGCAGAAACGTTTGGAGGAGGCGCTGCAGCAAGAGATTAAAGCCAGGCTGGATGAGGAGGCCTTCCGCTATGCTCAAGCAGG GTTGttggctgaggaggaggagaaaatgaaGGCCCTGATGAACCTGcaggaggaacaggaggagtACATCGCGAAGACACAGAGGGAGAAGCAGGAGCTGAAGCAGGAAATGGAGGCCAAATCCCGAGCCCTGGAGGAGGCGCAGAGACAGCTGGAGGAGGTTCGAGCCAACCGGCACAGAGTTGACCAGGACGTTGTG GCCGCCCAGAGGAAACTTCGGCAGGCGAGCACCAACGTCAAACACTggaatgtccagatgaacagactgATGCGGCCGATCGGACCAGGCG agaaGAGACCATCGCTGGGAAGCTCCTTCTCGAGCTTCCAGATCCCGACGCAGCGAGACCCCGGGCTGCGTCTCAGAAGGAGTTCGGGATCGGGGGATCGGGAGGAGAGCAAAGAAAATGTTGACAACAGAGCTGGATGTGATTTAGAGAAACGTCACTCTCATGCATCTAATGGCGACATGGATATCCCCTAA
- the ppardb gene encoding peroxisome proliferator-activated receptor delta — translation MDGFQQTAPEKHDGVNGYCEPNSPQDAADVRWTPPQAESVGSDSCGATSVSEVADLKELKRRESEDEEEKEEKEEKEGVPASKYPKRDQKKRRKEGEDQENSDNKQNSSASSSYTDLSHTSSPSLSEQLRLGREDSTSSGISVECKVCGDKASGFHYGVHACEGCKGFFRRTVRMKLEYERCERSCKIQKKNRNKCQYCRFQKCLSLGMSHDAIRYGRMPEAERKKLVAGILAEELNVSKPGGSDLKTLAKQVNTAYQKNLSMTKKRARSILMGKTSSTSPFVIYDVDTLWKAESGLVWSQLTPGAPLTKEIGVHVFYRCQCTTVETVRELTEFAKCIPGFVDLFLNDQVTLLKYGVHEAIFAMLPSLMNKDGLLVANGKGFVTREFLRSLRKPFSEIMEPKFEFAVKFNALELDDSDLALFVAAIILCGDRPGLMNVKQVEQSQDNILQALDLHLQANHSDSAYLFPKLLQKMADLRQLVTENAQLVQKIKKTESETSLHPLLQEIYKDMY, via the exons ATGGACGGGTTTCAACAAACTGCCCCAGAGAAGCATGACGGGGTGAACGGCTACTGTGAGCCAAATTCCCCCCAGGACGCAGCTGACGTCAGGTGGACGCCGCCGCAGGCAGAGTCTGTAGGCTCGGACAGTTGTGGTGCGACAAGCGTCTCCGAGGTGGCAGATCTGAAAGAGTTAAAGCGCAGGGAGAGtgaagatgaggaggaaaaggaggagaaggaggagaaggagggagtCCCTGCTTCTAAATACCCGAAAAGGGACCAGAAGAAGAGACGGAAAGAAGGGGAAGATCAGGAGAACAGTGACAACAAGCAAAACAGTAGTGCATCATCTAGCTACACGG ACCTGTCCCATACCTCATCACCTTCGCTCTCAGAACAGCTGCGTTTGGGCCGAGAGGACAGCACAAGCTCTGGGATCAGTGTGGAGTGTAAGGTCTGCGGGGACAAGGCCTCTGGCTTCCACTACGGCGTACATGCCTGTGAAGGATGCAAG GGCTTTTTCCGGCGTACTGTGCGGATGAAACTGGAATATGAGCGCTGTGAGCGTTCCTGCAAGATTCAGAAGAAAAATCGTAACAAGTGCCAATATTGTCGCTTCCAGAAGTGCCTGTCTTTGGGAATGTCCCACGATG CAATCCGATATGGACGAATGCCTGAGGCGGAGAGGAAGAAGCTGGTGGCAGGCATACTCGCAGAGGAGCTGAACGTCAGCAAACCAGGTGGCTCAGACCTGAAGACTTTAGCCAAACAAGTCAACACAGCCTACCAGAAGAACCTCAGTATGACCAAGAAGAGAGCCCGCAGCATCTTGATGGGCAAAACCAGCAGCACCTCA CCTTTTGTGATCTACGATGTGGACACACTCTGGAAAGCAGAGAGTGGTTTGGTGTGGAGCCAGTTAACTCCAGGTGCGCCTCTGACCAAGGAGATCGGGGTTCATGTGTTCTACCGTTGTCAGTGCACCACGGTGGAGACCGTGCGAGAGCTCACAGAGTTTGCCAAGTGCATTCCAGGGTTTGTGGACCTCTTCCTTAATGACCAG GTGACTTTGTTAAAGTATGGTGTGCACGAGGCTATTTTTGCCATGCTGCCATCTCTCATGAACAAAGATGGACTGTTGGTAGCCAATGGCAAAGGCTTTGTGACACGGGAGTTTCTGCGCAGCTTACGGAAGCCCTTCAGTGAGATCATGGAGCCAAAGTTTGAGTTTGCTGTTAAGTTCAATGCTCTGGAGCTGGATGACAGTGATCTGGCCTTGTTTGTTGCTGCCATTATTCTCTGTGGAG ATCGACCTGGGCTAATGAACGTGAAGCAGGTGGAGCAGAGTCAGGACAACATCCTCCAGGCCCTGGACCTCCACCTCCAAGCAAATCACTCTGACTCTGCCTACCTCTTCCCAAAACTGCTTCAGAAGATGGCTGACCTCCGTCAGCTAGTTACAGAGAACGCCCAGCTTGTCCAAAAGATCAAAAAGACTGAGTCGGAGACCTCGCTCCACCCTCTACTACAGGAGATCTACAAGGACATGTATTAG